In Spirochaeta thermophila DSM 6578, the following proteins share a genomic window:
- a CDS encoding ribonuclease Z, with amino-acid sequence MNMEVFVLGTGGMMPLPYRYLTSVLVRREGELFLFDCGEGTQVSLRSLNLRWKKISAIFISHTHADHVTGLPGILMLSSQVDRSEPLYIYGPPKIREYVEMSRQVLDMYINYEIVVEEVPWGESVVCYRGEGFSVRTIPLRHTKPCVGYVLEEDPRPGVFHPERARELGVPMGPLWSRLQRGEVVKNVRGEEVRPEMVLGPPRAGRKVAFVTDTLYLPHIKDYVKGADLFICEGMFSHELAETAAEKRHLTAREAGRIAREAEGVGKLGLIHYSPRYTNRDLQVLLEEAKEEFPEAFLCRDRQTIPIPYRD; translated from the coding sequence ATGAACATGGAAGTGTTTGTCCTCGGTACCGGCGGGATGATGCCGCTCCCGTACAGATATCTTACGTCCGTCCTCGTCCGGAGGGAGGGGGAGCTCTTCCTCTTCGACTGCGGGGAGGGAACCCAGGTCTCGCTCCGTTCCCTGAACCTCAGGTGGAAGAAGATCTCGGCGATCTTCATCTCACATACGCACGCCGATCATGTGACCGGGCTGCCGGGGATCCTCATGCTCTCCTCTCAGGTGGATCGGTCCGAGCCGCTCTACATCTACGGGCCTCCCAAGATCAGGGAGTACGTGGAGATGAGCAGGCAGGTCCTCGACATGTACATAAACTACGAGATCGTGGTCGAGGAGGTGCCGTGGGGGGAGTCGGTGGTGTGCTACAGGGGGGAGGGGTTTTCGGTGCGGACGATTCCGCTTCGGCATACCAAGCCCTGTGTGGGCTACGTGTTGGAGGAGGATCCCCGGCCCGGGGTCTTTCATCCGGAGCGGGCGCGGGAGCTCGGGGTGCCGATGGGGCCGCTGTGGTCGCGCCTTCAGCGGGGCGAGGTGGTGAAGAACGTGCGGGGAGAGGAGGTGCGGCCTGAGATGGTGCTGGGTCCTCCTCGTGCGGGGAGGAAGGTGGCGTTTGTGACGGATACGCTCTACCTGCCCCACATCAAGGACTACGTGAAGGGGGCGGATCTCTTTATCTGCGAGGGGATGTTCTCCCATGAGCTCGCCGAGACGGCGGCTGAAAAGCGGCACCTCACGGCGAGGGAGGCGGGGAGGATCGCGCGGGAAGCGGAGGGGGTGGGAAAGCTGGGGCTCATACACTACAGCCCGCGCTACACGAATCGGGATCTCCAGGTGCTCCTCGAGGAGGCGAAGGAGGAGTTCCCGGAGGCCTTTCTCTGCCGGGACAGGCAGACGATCCCCATACCGTACAGGGACTAG